In Heyndrickxia vini, the sequence TCAGAAAGAAAAGGAACTGATTCAACAGGAGGAAAATCAAAAGATTGTTTATTTAACTTTTGATGACGGACCCTCATCCGATGCAAACCAGTTACTTGATGTTTTAGACCATTATCGTGCAAAGGCTACATTTTTCATGTTAGCTCCTCAAATAAAAGCACATCCGGAAGTTGTTAAACGGATGGTAAAAACGGGATATGCCGTAGGTCTCCATGGTGTTACACACGACGCTCATCAATTTTATCATTCAAAGAAAAGTCCATTGCATGAAATGCAAGAGGACCAAAAGGTACTTGAGAAAATTACTGGTGTGAAATCGACACTCATTCGAACCCCATATGGCAGTGTTCCTTATATGTTGGATTCCTATCGAAAGGAAATTGAATCATACGGATTTCAGCTATGGGATTGGGATATTGATAGCGATGATTGGAAATCAAACAGTAAGGCATTTGTTTATCGTGTTATAAATGAAATTAAACTTATGGAAAGTGTCGGAAAGCACCCTGTTATATTAATGCATGATCGCGGTCCGACAATTAAATATTTACCAATATTATTAAATTGGTTAAATAAAAATCATTTTGTTACTAAAAATCTTGAAGAAAGTATGGACGCATATAGTTTTAAATGTAATGACCGTTGTCATCCTTTTGGCTCATAAAATCATAGATTACCAGAAAGGGGGATAAAGGTGAAAAAGTGTGCAACAAAAACATCTGTTCTTATCGTAGCGATTGTTATAGCATGTATATCAATTCTGACAGGTTGTGAATCAGTAAATAAAGAGATTGCAACGATTTATCTTCACTTAGAAAAAGCCGCAAAGGAAGAATCAAATTTAAATAAATATCAAAAAGATCTGAATAACTTGCAAAAACAAGAAAATGATCTCTATACATCGATACTTGATTTAAAAGTTACGAGTAGAAAAATTGACCCAATACTTGAGAAAGCACGTGAATCATTACAAAAGCGACAAAAACTTATACAAAATGAAAATAGTATTATCGAAAATTCATATAAAGAAGTAAAAAAAATTAAGACGATTATGGAAAAAATTGATGATCAAACACTTCGTAACAAATCGGAGAAAATGGCGAAATCAATTAAAAAACGTTATGAAATATTCAAGAAGATATACTACTTGTCAAATGAAAATATAAAAACTGACCAAAAGTTGTATAATTATTTGCAACAAAAAAACATCCATATTAAAAATTATAATAAACAAATTAAGAAATTAAACAAAGATACTAATCAATTAAAAGAACTGGAAAAAAAGTTTAATTTTTATACGGATCAGTATAATAATGCAAAAATGACGCTTTATAAAGCGGGAAATTTAAAATGGTCTTCAAAATAATGGCTTAGTTAATTTGCAACTTAGGATAAATTATAGGCAACTTTTCTTAAATTTTCTTCATCTGATAGATGGTTGTTTAAGAAAAGGGCCTTTTTACTATGCGTGGTTTACATTGCTCATTATCATTTCATTAATGGGAAGTATGATCTCGAAGGTGGTCCCAATCCCCAGTTGACTTGAAATATGGATTTTACCTTTATGGTTTTCAATTATTTTAAAACATGTAGTTAAACCAAGACCGGTTCCTTTTTCTTTTGTAGTATAAAAGGGTTGTCCAATTTTAGTGAGTAGTTCCTCTGATATGCCACAACCGGTATCTTTAATGTAAAGAGAAACAAAATTATTAGATTGACATTGCACGATTTCAATTTTTCCATTATACCCAATGGATTCCATCGCATTCTTCAGAATATTTATTAAAACTTGTTTTAACTGGTTTTCATCTCCATATATCCATAACGGTTCAGCCGATTTATGATTATTTATTTCAACATTATCCATATTCGCTTTGGAGATAAGCAAAGCTACAACATAGTCTATTGTTTTCAAAATATCGAATGTTTGAAAGGAAACGGACTGTGGCTTGGATAGCATTAATAGCTCTCCCAGGACGAGTTCAATTCTTTCGATTTCAGAGAAAATTATTCTTATGTATTCCAGATCCAGTTCTTTTCTTTCCTTCAATAATTGCAAAAATCCTGAAATTGACGTCAAAGGGTTTCTAACTTCATGGGCGATGGCAGCAGATAGCTGTGCTATAACACTTAATTTTTCCGATTGAATGGTCAGATCTTCATTAAGTTGAAGTAACTCCTGTTCTGAGAATTTCCGTTCAGTAATATCAGTAAGTGTTCCAACGGTAGATAACAAATTATTATGCACATCATAGTTATATTTCATATTTAGTTCTACCCACACAAAGCCACCGCTATTTTTCCGAAAACGTATTTCTTTTCTAATGCTCATATGCGAAGTGCCATTATTATTGTAAATATTGTCTGCAATGAATTGGTCTTCATGGTAAACAAACGATTGTAATTGTACTCCGATACTTTCATCAAAAGTAAAGCCCGTAAGATTCTCCCATGTGGGATTTAACATAATGAAATTCCCACAATTATCCGTTTGATAAACAACTTGATTTAAATTATTAAAAACATAATTGGTTTCATCTAATAACTTTTTATATTTTTCTTCACTGATTGTTAGATTTTTAAGAAGAAATTTTGAATGGTCATAGTAGGATGCGATCCACCAAACAATAGCAGCTAAGATAATCGTATAAGACAGATCTAATAACATATTAAAATGGTAGTTGTAATAACCATAAAATATGGAGTTCCATAATGTAACAGCAAAAACAAAAAAAGTAGTAGCAACAATTCTTCCCGTAAACTTGCCGAACATAGCATCAACACCATTCATTTAGAATATATCTAGCATAACCGAAAAGACCTAATTACGGAATAATAATTTACGGAATATTTAATCAATAAAAGGCTACTTTTGTCAATTATTCAATTTATATTTTCTTTTACAATCAAGCAGAACGTATATTCTTAAAGTGTGATATAATTATTGATAGATGGGGAAAATTATTACATTTCAAAATTTTAATTGATAAACTGAAAGTTTCATAGGAGGAATTATGGAAGAAAATAAACCAAGTGTTTTTATCGGCTCGTCCAGAGAAGCGATGGATTATGTAAACGCTGTTCAAAAGGCACTTGAATATCATGCTGACGTTAATCCTTGGTATGCAGGCGTTTTTACACCTGGGAATTATACAATGGAAGATTTGGAAAATCAGTTAAACCGAAACGACTTTGCTATTTTTATTTGTTCTCCGGATGATATAATTAATATACGTGGAACAACCTATTTAATTACAAGGGACAATACACTATTTGAGATGGGACTTTTTTGGGGAAGATTAAAAAGAGGAAGAGTTTTTTATTTAATCCCGAATACAGTACCAAAAAAAAGAGAAGATATAAATACCCAAAATTATCATCTTCTTACTGATTTAATTGGTGTTAATCCACTAACATATCAGGCACTATCAAAAAATTATGATTCAGCTGTTAGTGTATCATGTCATCATATTATAAATAAAATAAATGAGCTGAAATTTTTTAAGGATCCAGAAATGATTTTACAAGAAGTACAAAAAAGGCAAAGAGAAAGAGATGAAGTTGCTCTTTTTACCCTTAAATTAACGAAAGAACTCATAGAGAATGATAAATCAATGGTTTATGAATACCTATCTGATGCACTTAGAAGTGTTTACGCTATCCATTCATTATTTAAAATGGATGGAGTGGGAGTTTGGAAAAAAGAGGGTACAGATGGGTTAAAGCACGTTGCCGGAAAAGCAGGAGATGTAAATTTTTATCCTTTTAATGCAAATGATGATAAGGGAGAAAATGCTGCAGACAGAATACTAGTGATTGACAGCTTATTGAAAGGAGAAGAATTGGTTCTTCTAACAAAAGATCACTTGTTTAAAACATATCTGATATGCTATCCTATTGGTAACGAATTAGTAATAACAGTTACCGTTTCAGGACCAGAAGCACTAACTGATGAACAAATTGATTCCCAATTCCTTGCAAACTATGATTTGATTAAAACAATAAATTACCTATTTGGAGGTGCTTCGTAATGACAAGAATTATTAATCCAGCTGATCAAGGGAAAATTTTCGATAAGGATTTGTATAAACTCGGAAAGCCAGTTGTTGGTATTAAAGCAGTTGCACCCGTGAAAGGTAAAGAACAAGTTGGATCAGTTGTATATAAACGGAAAGCAAAATACGGAGACCTTTTTGAAAATCACGCGTAAATATATTTAAACTTATAATATCATTAACTAACTTATTGAATGATTCCTGTTTGAACAGGGGTCATTTTTTAATGCGATAAAATGAGTAAAGGTAACGATCGATTTGTCAATGCATGTATTTTGTGTTAAGTATGAGGGTGGTGGAGCTTTTTATGAACCCTTTTTTTATTAAGTTTACATAATATATATTATAGGAAGTTATTAAGCGGAAATTAATTCTGTCTCATTTCAAAAGAATACTTGTTATATTGAGACAGAATTAATTTTTTCATTTATTTATTTAATTGTATCCTAAGTTTCAATGTATAAGATAATTAATCGAAATGCAGCTTTGCTTTACATAACACTTTTATTTATGGAGTTTTTATTATATGTTTTATCAACAATTTTAGGATTAATTTTCTGCAGTTCGTTAATAAATTTAATTTGATTTTTTGGCGATATGATAATTGTGTGCCATTTGTTATAGTGAATTTCTATTCGATCCATTGATAATGCCGGGCTTGTGATAATGTTTTTTGTGCTTTCAATTGCTTTAATTTCATTTATGCTGATTAGTGCGTATTTAAATGGTCCAGCGATAATTTTCAGGTCACCATTATTAATTTCATAGTATGTATTTATCCATAACCAAATAACAAAAACGAGCGAAATACTTACAATGATTAATCCGAAAAGTGAATCTGAATTATCGATTCCATTCATTAATAAAATGACAATTGTTCCAAATAAACCCATTAATAAACTCCAAGTAATAATAGTAATGATAGGCCCTTTTTTAGAATAATAACGCATACCCCTCTAATCCCCCACTTTTTATATCTACTATTGAATATACGAATTAAATTCATTATAGTTTCAAAATAATTTACATTTATTAAAAATCAAAAAAAACACAGGAATTCACCTGTGTTAAATACTTACCGATTCTTTCTTTAAATATTTTCTTGCTGTACCCATATATAGTGTTTGATAGATTTCGGGATATTTTGTTTTAATTTCAACGTGTATCGGTGCATCCAATAGTAAAGGATGATAAAGGATGAATCGCTTGTCTGCTTCAATAATTTGTGCGATGAGATGAGGCAATTCTTTTTGATAAATCATGTAACGAACTTGATCTAGTTTGTCGTTATAACTTTCAGGATTGATATTTATTCTTCCTAAAAGGATATATTCCCCCATTTTTGTGGTCCATTCTGCTTGAATTACGTCAAAATGATCACTTGATAACTTCATAAATGGAAATTGTGTACCGATTGACAATAACCACCCACCAGTAGCTTCAGAATGTGTTAATGTGTATTTTCTACCTTGTAAGGGATTTAAATCTGTTGCTGGTGGAATGATATTTTTTGATAATTTGTCTAACTGATCCATGATAAGCATCCCCTCTTTATCTTATCTATGCATACCCTATTGTATGATACTTGCCTATAAAAGGTTACCAATCTTTCCATTTTGTTTGTATTAGCTTCCATTTTCCATTTTCAAAGTACCAAACAGATATAATGGTTCCTAACGCGTCTGCATGGTAAGCTCCACTCACCCGACGATAAGATATTAACCCAAATCCTTCTTTTTCTTTGACTTTTACAATTTTATACATGGCAACTGGGTCAATCATTAATTCTGTAGGTTCGTTTAACATCCCATTTTCTTGAAATAATCCTAAACGAATATAATCTTTTTTGCGACCGGATAAATTGAAATTCTTCGTAAAATTAATATTTGGAATTGTGAGGTGTGCTTTGTAATAATTTTCAAAGTGTCCCTGAACATTTAATGGAGGTGGCATTGGGATATCAATCATTTTACTATCTTTTAAAGTTGTTAAACGGTAATTATATATCCCTCCACTTCCGCCTGTACCACTAGACTCTAATAAATCTAATACATTATCATGATTAAGATCTGCAAATTCAATTTTTGGCTTATATCCTGGCTCATACTCAATTCGAAATTTTTTATTGTTGGATGAAGTTATTTCTGTCCAAATTTTCTTCATGTACATACTACTGACATCTACTTGAATCCCTTTTAAGATAATTTTGTCTGGTTTTCTGTCACCAGTGACATCAACTTTATATTCATGTATTATCTTTTCATTAGTTTTAGCTGACTCTCCGGCGTATGATATAGCAACTGTACTAAGCGACATAAAGAAAAACGCAAATATAGCAAGTACGTATTCTTTTTTCATAGTCGAACCTCCTTCATTTCTTTTGCTCATTATTGTTACCAATTCTTTTTTTGTTATGTAAAAATAACCAATTTGGGAAAATAAAAAGCATTTGTCCAAGTATTATGAACAAATGCTTTTTATACTTTATTCTTCTGTTGTATTGGTCTTTTCTTTCCAGATTTCTTTAACTATACCATTTTCACTTTCATCAATTACGAATGAACCATTTGTATATCGGTCATTATAACGCAAAGTCTCAATTGAAATCGATTCGATTACTTCTTTTTCTGTTTGAAGCCAAATACTATCTTTTTCTTTAACAACCTCTATACCGATAATTCGATGCGGATTATTTTTCAATTCTCGAAGCATCACAACACCACGTTTTGCCCGGGTTGCTTTTTCAAACTCACTTAATTTCATTTTTTTTACAGCACCACGTTGGGTTGCAATAAAAATGGCTTCTTCTTTGGTGTTTTCTATTATTTTCCCAGAAGTGACGTAATCTCCATCTTTTAAGTTTATCCCTTTTACTCCTGCCGCACGAGCACCAACAATATTTACTTCTTCTTCGTCAAACCATAGACCATACCCTAAGTAAGTTCCAATAAATACATCTTTAGAGCCATCGGTTAGATGCACATCAACAACTTCATCGTCGCCCTTTAAATTAATAGCGACAAGGGGTTTAGAATACCTTTGGGCATTATATTGAATTAATTCCGTCTTTTTGGCCATTCCGTTTCTTGTAATAAATAATAAATAGTTCGTGGTATTAAAGTCTTTAATTTCAATTACTTTAACAATTCGTTCGTCTTTTTCAATTGGAATAATATTTGTAATGTGTTGTCCAAGATCTTTCCAACGAATATCTGGAAGTTCATGAACAGGACAATATAAGTAATTACCTTTGTTAGTAAATAGAAGAACAACACTTGTCGTATTAATTTCTTCTTGAAATAATACTCTATCTGTCTCTTTTATTGCAAGATCTTGTCCATTAGATGCCGAGTATGATCTCATACTCGTTCTTTTAACATATCCATCCTTCGTTACTGTTACCATAACGTCTTCATTAGGAATCATAACCTCTAGGTTAATTTTAATTTCCTCAATTTTTTCTTCAATAAGGGCCCTTCGATCATTTACATATTTCTTTTTAATTTCTTTGAGTTCCTTTTTGATGACGTTTAATAAATTTCTTTCGCTATCTAGAATGGATGTAAGTTCTTCTATTTTTTGCTTAAGCTCTTTTGATTCCTTTTGTAATGCGGTAATATCCGTATTGGTTAAACGATATAGTTGCAAAGATACGATTGCTTCGGATTGGGCTTCAGTAAACTGGAATTGCTCAATCAAATTATCCTTGGCATTGCGTTTATCTTTCGATGCGCGAATCGTTGAAATGACTTCATCTAATATTGATAAAGCTTTCATCAATCCTTCTACAATATGCTGCCGTTCTTTTGCCTTATGTAAATCGTATTTTGTACGATTGGTTACGACTTCTTTTTGATGGCCAATATAAGCATCCAGTAACTCTTTCAACCCCATAAGTTTTGGTCTGCGATTAGCAAT encodes:
- a CDS encoding polysaccharide deacetylase family protein; this translates as MIILLFIVGFSFRGTEDDVIVAVQKHGPPNEIPMLKNSPELKQTMKGSTYADSIIQKEKELIQQEENQKIVYLTFDDGPSSDANQLLDVLDHYRAKATFFMLAPQIKAHPEVVKRMVKTGYAVGLHGVTHDAHQFYHSKKSPLHEMQEDQKVLEKITGVKSTLIRTPYGSVPYMLDSYRKEIESYGFQLWDWDIDSDDWKSNSKAFVYRVINEIKLMESVGKHPVILMHDRGPTIKYLPILLNWLNKNHFVTKNLEESMDAYSFKCNDRCHPFGS
- a CDS encoding YkyA family protein, with protein sequence MKKCATKTSVLIVAIVIACISILTGCESVNKEIATIYLHLEKAAKEESNLNKYQKDLNNLQKQENDLYTSILDLKVTSRKIDPILEKARESLQKRQKLIQNENSIIENSYKEVKKIKTIMEKIDDQTLRNKSEKMAKSIKKRYEIFKKIYYLSNENIKTDQKLYNYLQQKNIHIKNYNKQIKKLNKDTNQLKELEKKFNFYTDQYNNAKMTLYKAGNLKWSSK
- a CDS encoding ATP-binding protein; translated protein: MNGVDAMFGKFTGRIVATTFFVFAVTLWNSIFYGYYNYHFNMLLDLSYTIILAAIVWWIASYYDHSKFLLKNLTISEEKYKKLLDETNYVFNNLNQVVYQTDNCGNFIMLNPTWENLTGFTFDESIGVQLQSFVYHEDQFIADNIYNNNGTSHMSIRKEIRFRKNSGGFVWVELNMKYNYDVHNNLLSTVGTLTDITERKFSEQELLQLNEDLTIQSEKLSVIAQLSAAIAHEVRNPLTSISGFLQLLKERKELDLEYIRIIFSEIERIELVLGELLMLSKPQSVSFQTFDILKTIDYVVALLISKANMDNVEINNHKSAEPLWIYGDENQLKQVLINILKNAMESIGYNGKIEIVQCQSNNFVSLYIKDTGCGISEELLTKIGQPFYTTKEKGTGLGLTTCFKIIENHKGKIHISSQLGIGTTFEIILPINEMIMSNVNHA
- a CDS encoding TIR domain-containing protein, which gives rise to MEENKPSVFIGSSREAMDYVNAVQKALEYHADVNPWYAGVFTPGNYTMEDLENQLNRNDFAIFICSPDDIINIRGTTYLITRDNTLFEMGLFWGRLKRGRVFYLIPNTVPKKREDINTQNYHLLTDLIGVNPLTYQALSKNYDSAVSVSCHHIINKINELKFFKDPEMILQEVQKRQRERDEVALFTLKLTKELIENDKSMVYEYLSDALRSVYAIHSLFKMDGVGVWKKEGTDGLKHVAGKAGDVNFYPFNANDDKGENAADRILVIDSLLKGEELVLLTKDHLFKTYLICYPIGNELVITVTVSGPEALTDEQIDSQFLANYDLIKTINYLFGGAS
- a CDS encoding PH domain-containing protein; this encodes MRYYSKKGPIITIITWSLLMGLFGTIVILLMNGIDNSDSLFGLIIVSISLVFVIWLWINTYYEINNGDLKIIAGPFKYALISINEIKAIESTKNIITSPALSMDRIEIHYNKWHTIIISPKNQIKFINELQKINPKIVDKTYNKNSINKSVM
- a CDS encoding staygreen family protein, whose amino-acid sequence is MDQLDKLSKNIIPPATDLNPLQGRKYTLTHSEATGGWLLSIGTQFPFMKLSSDHFDVIQAEWTTKMGEYILLGRININPESYNDKLDQVRYMIYQKELPHLIAQIIEADKRFILYHPLLLDAPIHVEIKTKYPEIYQTLYMGTARKYLKKESVSI
- the parC gene encoding DNA topoisomerase IV subunit A — protein: MTNVEKFQDLPLEEVLGDRFGRYSKYIIQDRALPDARDGLKPVQRRILYAMHVEGNTNEKGFRKSAKTVGNVIGNYHPHGDSSVYEAMVRMSQDWKVRNGLIEMHGNNGSIDGDPPAAMRYTEARLSAIASELLNDIDKDTVDFIPNFDDTSKEPTVLPARFPNLLVNGSTGISAGYATDIPPHHLGEVIDGTIMRIEKPDCSIDDLMKVIKGPDFPTGGIIQGIDGIRKAYETGKGKIVVRGKTEIESVRGGREQIIVTEIPYEVNKANMVKKIDELRLDRKVEGISEVRDETDRTGLRIVIELKKDAHADGVLNYLFKNTDLQITYNFNMVAIANRRPKLMGLKELLDAYIGHQKEVVTNRTKYDLHKAKERQHIVEGLMKALSILDEVISTIRASKDKRNAKDNLIEQFQFTEAQSEAIVSLQLYRLTNTDITALQKESKELKQKIEELTSILDSERNLLNVIKKELKEIKKKYVNDRRALIEEKIEEIKINLEVMIPNEDVMVTVTKDGYVKRTSMRSYSASNGQDLAIKETDRVLFQEEINTTSVVLLFTNKGNYLYCPVHELPDIRWKDLGQHITNIIPIEKDERIVKVIEIKDFNTTNYLLFITRNGMAKKTELIQYNAQRYSKPLVAINLKGDDEVVDVHLTDGSKDVFIGTYLGYGLWFDEEEVNIVGARAAGVKGINLKDGDYVTSGKIIENTKEEAIFIATQRGAVKKMKLSEFEKATRAKRGVVMLRELKNNPHRIIGIEVVKEKDSIWLQTEKEVIESISIETLRYNDRYTNGSFVIDESENGIVKEIWKEKTNTTEE